Proteins encoded together in one Telopea speciosissima isolate NSW1024214 ecotype Mountain lineage chromosome 4, Tspe_v1, whole genome shotgun sequence window:
- the LOC122660369 gene encoding protein SMALL AUXIN UP-REGULATED RNA 10-like: MESKKSNKISEIVRLQQRLKKWKMLANAPKNSNKSSSSNTTNSSSGSKSIKFLKRTLSFSEISSVSGDTVPKGFLAVCVGKELKRFIIPTEYLGHRAFGVLLREAEEEFGFQNEGALRIPCEVSVFEKILKLVEQKKEAFFMHELGFSGEKEMSGFCSSEAELTQSHHPPKPMCR, translated from the coding sequence ATGGAATCCAAGAAGTCTAACAAGATCAGTGAGATAGTTAGGCTTCAGCAGAGACTCAAAAAGTGGAAAATGCTTGCAAATGCACCAAAGAACAGCAACAagagcagtagcagcaacaccACAAACAGTAGCAGTGGCAGTAAAAGCATCAAATTTCTCAAGAGGACACTCTCTTTCTCTGAGATCTCTTCGGTTTCCGGCGATACTGTTCCTAAAGGATTCCTTGCTGTCTGCGTTGGAAAGGAACTGAAGAGATTCATAATCCCAACAGAGTATCTGGGTCACAGAGCATTTGGGGTCCTATTGAGAGAAGCTGAAGAAGAATTTGGATTTCAAAATGAAGGAGCACTGAGAATTCCTTGTGAAGTATCTGTGTTCGAGAAGATTTTGAAGCTGGTGGAGCAGAAGAAGGAGGCGTTCTTCATGCATGAACTTGGGTTTAgtggagagaaggagatgagTGGCTTTTGCTCATCAGAAGCTGAGCTTACTCAGTCTCATCATCCTCCAAAGCCAATGTGTAGATGA